The following are encoded in a window of Nibricoccus aquaticus genomic DNA:
- a CDS encoding GH1 family beta-glucosidase → MNPSPVGLGPSVAWRGVMDSSFSFPAGFVWGTATAAAQIEGAAALDGRGTSVWDTFAGQPGRTKDGLGPAVACDHYHRYEQDFALMRALGVKHYRFSLSWSRLFPDGDERRNPAGFVFYHRLIDAMLAHGLTPWCTFYHWDMPQALEARGGWRTRESTAAFAAYAQAAVAAFGGRVKHWFTLNEIPAFVIHGHKLGLHAPGAMEPPKVVNQVFHHALLAHGLAVQAVRQHGGPGAKVGLVHNPEITVPFAETPEHIAAARTIFAQTNEHLLAPLFNGGGYPASYLERCGADAPEHTPEDMTLIGQPTDFLGLNVYRGHFVRAGADGRPELLPLPEGFPRAQAAWLHHVPQAMFWGLKFCAELYRVPEFYIAENGVGYHDAPGMPAHLESVHGWDEAARDLSGEILDLHRCQYLRTYLQSLHRAIAAGVPVGGYFLWSFMDNFEWADGYVSRFGLVHLNFTTQRRTPKLSAQWYAEVMRRNAVI, encoded by the coding sequence TTGAACCCATCGCCCGTTGGCCTCGGCCCTTCGGTGGCGTGGCGTGGAGTGATGGATTCCTCCTTTTCCTTTCCCGCCGGGTTTGTCTGGGGCACCGCCACGGCCGCCGCCCAGATCGAAGGCGCGGCGGCGCTCGACGGGCGCGGTACGTCCGTGTGGGACACTTTTGCCGGGCAGCCTGGCCGGACCAAGGACGGTCTCGGACCGGCAGTGGCGTGCGACCACTACCACCGCTACGAGCAGGATTTCGCGCTGATGCGCGCGCTCGGCGTGAAGCACTACCGTTTCTCACTGTCGTGGTCGCGGCTGTTTCCCGACGGCGATGAGCGCCGGAACCCGGCGGGGTTCGTTTTTTATCACCGGCTGATCGACGCCATGCTGGCGCATGGGCTCACGCCCTGGTGCACCTTTTATCACTGGGACATGCCTCAAGCACTCGAGGCGCGCGGCGGCTGGCGGACCCGCGAGTCGACTGCGGCCTTTGCCGCCTACGCGCAGGCTGCGGTGGCGGCGTTCGGGGGCCGCGTGAAGCATTGGTTCACTCTGAACGAGATCCCCGCCTTCGTGATCCACGGGCACAAACTGGGCCTCCATGCCCCCGGGGCGATGGAGCCGCCGAAGGTGGTCAACCAAGTCTTTCACCACGCCCTGCTCGCGCACGGGCTGGCGGTGCAGGCGGTGCGGCAGCACGGCGGCCCCGGGGCGAAGGTGGGGCTCGTGCACAATCCCGAGATCACCGTGCCCTTCGCCGAGACGCCCGAGCACATCGCCGCCGCGCGCACGATTTTCGCCCAGACGAACGAACACCTGCTAGCGCCCTTGTTCAACGGCGGCGGATATCCGGCCAGCTACCTCGAGCGCTGCGGGGCGGACGCGCCGGAGCACACCCCCGAGGACATGACCTTGATCGGCCAACCCACCGACTTTCTCGGGCTCAATGTGTATCGCGGGCATTTCGTGCGAGCCGGCGCGGACGGACGGCCGGAGCTGTTGCCGTTGCCCGAGGGATTCCCGCGCGCGCAGGCCGCGTGGCTGCATCATGTGCCGCAGGCGATGTTCTGGGGGCTGAAATTCTGCGCCGAGCTATATCGCGTGCCGGAGTTTTATATCGCTGAAAATGGCGTCGGTTATCACGACGCACCGGGCATGCCCGCGCACCTCGAATCGGTCCACGGCTGGGACGAGGCGGCACGGGACTTGTCGGGGGAGATTCTCGACCTGCACCGCTGCCAGTATCTGCGGACCTACCTGCAGTCGCTGCACCGCGCGATTGCGGCGGGGGTGCCGGTGGGCGGATATTTTCTCTGGTCCTTCATGGACAACTTTGAGTGGGCCGACGGCTACGTGTCCCGCTTCGGGCTCGTGCACCTCAATTTCACCACGCAACGGCGCACCCCGAAACTCAGTGCTCAGTGGTATGCGGAGGTCATGCGGCGGAACGCGGTGATCTGA
- a CDS encoding MFS transporter — MSAPATPLPTELTPAKTWRAGTLIYTSGGLVMLFCWLLAGDFAWSMKDRSVQWVVQLLLKKFEASDTIIGILLGGLPHALTLLLTPVISYMSDRHRGRWGRRIPFLAISTPFTSLSIIGLAFSPTLGEHLHALLGGASPGLNNSILIVFGVFWTIFEVSTITANTVFFALINDVVPQALLGRFYGLFRALGLAIAIGFNFWLFGKAETHFAWIFMGVGVIYGVGFLALCLKVNEGEYPPPPPAAPGRSGAFAGVKTYGRECFTLGYYLWVYASVSLAWMALSAISLFNVLFAKHVGLTMDSYGKLLALTYLISFTLSYFIGMLADRFHPFRVSLIAMALFGTATLAGGFIIENARTFAIMLVSTSVLSGLWQTSSASLTMRLFPRAKYAQYESARALVTSLGLMLVGPALGKILDLSGHDYRLAYLTGGGLALLSLTTGLVAYRSFRRLGGPAGYLAPE, encoded by the coding sequence ATGAGCGCGCCCGCCACGCCATTGCCGACAGAACTAACGCCCGCCAAAACCTGGCGCGCCGGCACCCTCATCTACACCTCGGGTGGACTCGTGATGTTGTTTTGCTGGCTGCTCGCCGGCGACTTTGCGTGGTCGATGAAGGATCGCTCGGTGCAGTGGGTGGTGCAGCTGTTGCTGAAGAAATTCGAGGCATCCGACACGATCATCGGCATCCTGCTGGGTGGGTTGCCACACGCTTTGACGCTGCTGCTGACTCCGGTGATCAGCTACATGTCCGACCGCCATCGCGGACGGTGGGGCCGTCGCATTCCCTTTTTGGCGATCTCCACGCCGTTCACGTCGCTTTCGATCATCGGCCTCGCATTCAGTCCCACGCTCGGCGAGCACCTGCACGCGCTGCTGGGCGGGGCGTCGCCGGGGTTGAACAACAGCATCCTGATCGTCTTCGGGGTCTTTTGGACGATTTTCGAGGTCTCCACGATCACGGCCAACACCGTGTTCTTCGCTCTGATCAACGACGTCGTGCCGCAGGCGCTGCTCGGGCGCTTCTATGGGTTGTTTCGCGCGCTGGGACTGGCGATCGCTATCGGGTTTAACTTCTGGTTGTTCGGCAAGGCGGAGACGCACTTTGCCTGGATCTTCATGGGCGTAGGCGTCATCTACGGTGTAGGTTTTCTGGCATTGTGCCTGAAGGTGAACGAAGGCGAATATCCGCCGCCTCCGCCCGCCGCGCCGGGACGCTCCGGGGCGTTTGCGGGCGTGAAAACTTACGGCCGCGAATGTTTCACGCTGGGTTATTACCTGTGGGTCTACGCCAGCGTCTCCTTGGCGTGGATGGCGCTCTCCGCCATTAGCCTGTTCAACGTGCTTTTCGCCAAACACGTCGGCCTGACGATGGACAGCTACGGCAAGCTCCTGGCGTTGACCTATCTGATCTCATTCACGCTCTCGTATTTCATCGGCATGCTCGCGGATCGGTTTCACCCGTTCCGGGTCTCGCTGATCGCGATGGCGCTCTTCGGCACGGCGACGCTTGCCGGCGGCTTCATCATCGAAAACGCCCGGACGTTCGCGATCATGCTCGTGTCGACGAGTGTCCTGAGCGGCTTGTGGCAAACCTCCAGCGCGTCGCTGACCATGCGGCTTTTCCCGCGCGCCAAATATGCCCAGTACGAATCTGCGCGCGCGCTCGTTACGAGCCTCGGCCTTATGCTAGTGGGCCCGGCCTTGGGCAAGATCCTGGATCTTTCCGGCCACGATTACCGGCTCGCCTACCTCACCGGTGGTGGCCTGGCCCTGCTCTCGCTCACGACGGGCCTAGTTGCCTACCGCAGCTTCCGCCGTTTGGGCGGCCCGGCCGGATATCTCGCACCCGAGTAA
- a CDS encoding right-handed parallel beta-helix repeat-containing protein, translating to MNAPSFHTRLVWWSAAVWLAIVIGVVLPVDLGAKTHVIKAATRKFDATAAGVKPGDTVLIEAGARGPLRIEKLNGSQRKPVTIRPAGPLVIAGGIDSYAVAFVDCTHFHFTGLADADQSTTTAAGKSLRLEEGKNTLTVSGISSDFEVSHLEVTGSGFAGIMIKQDPTDDPKTWRDAFVMRNVTVRDCVITLTKGEGIYLGNSFYASGHPAGAADKRWPHAIEGVRVLRNRTYDTGCEGIQVGSATKDCEVSGNTIEKFGQRPFGPWQDNGLQLGEGTGGLARDNTITDGPGNGIVVLGLGDNRIIGNRITRVGHTGIDCQSRPKALLGPGYRIEGNFISETGEHAILVNAPEFTATVIAGNRLGQPGLAPAISLTEGTRATLRDNLPN from the coding sequence ATGAACGCCCCTTCCTTTCACACGCGTCTCGTTTGGTGGTCGGCCGCGGTTTGGTTGGCGATAGTGATCGGCGTCGTTCTCCCGGTCGACCTCGGGGCAAAGACCCACGTCATCAAGGCGGCCACGCGCAAGTTCGATGCCACGGCCGCCGGCGTGAAGCCCGGCGACACGGTGCTGATCGAGGCCGGGGCTCGCGGACCATTGCGTATCGAGAAACTGAACGGAAGCCAGCGGAAGCCCGTGACCATCCGTCCGGCGGGTCCGCTCGTGATCGCGGGCGGGATCGACAGCTACGCGGTCGCCTTTGTGGACTGCACCCATTTCCATTTCACCGGTCTCGCCGACGCGGACCAATCGACGACGACGGCGGCCGGGAAATCACTCCGCCTCGAGGAGGGCAAAAACACGCTGACCGTGAGCGGCATTTCCTCTGACTTCGAAGTGAGTCACCTTGAAGTCACCGGTTCCGGTTTCGCGGGGATCATGATCAAGCAGGATCCGACCGATGATCCGAAGACGTGGCGCGATGCCTTCGTGATGCGCAATGTCACGGTGCGCGATTGCGTCATCACGCTGACGAAGGGGGAAGGCATTTATCTCGGAAATTCTTTCTACGCGAGCGGGCATCCCGCGGGCGCGGCGGACAAGCGCTGGCCCCACGCCATCGAGGGCGTGCGCGTGCTCCGCAACCGCACCTACGACACGGGTTGCGAGGGCATTCAGGTCGGCTCGGCCACGAAGGACTGCGAGGTCAGCGGCAACACCATCGAAAAGTTCGGTCAGCGGCCGTTTGGCCCGTGGCAGGACAACGGCCTTCAACTCGGCGAAGGCACGGGCGGACTCGCGCGCGACAACACGATCACCGACGGTCCGGGCAACGGCATCGTGGTGCTCGGGCTCGGGGACAACCGCATCATCGGGAACCGCATCACCCGCGTCGGTCACACCGGCATCGACTGCCAGAGCCGGCCGAAGGCGCTGCTCGGGCCGGGCTATCGCATCGAGGGCAACTTCATCAGCGAGACCGGCGAACATGCGATCCTCGTCAACGCGCCGGAGTTCACCGCGACGGTTATCGCGGGCAACCGCCTCGGCCAGCCCGGGCTGGCGCCGGCGATCTCACTGACCGAGGGTACGCGCGCGACGCTGCGCGACAACCTGCCCAATTAA
- a CDS encoding hydroxyacid dehydrogenase, with amino-acid sequence MKKPVALCLMKPSLYADLFDPVDRARLEELLDFVAPATDPAQIPGLGTDLARVEVLIGSWGLPRMTAEFLAQFPVLKILFYTAGSVREKSTPASWARPVRVVTAAAANAVPVAEFTFAQIVLGLKQVWPSVDLGRREQRFVRLPVAAAGTFRSTVALLGLGHIGRLVAERLRTLSLNVIAYDPMVSPEEARGLGFTLCSLEEAFRTADLVSCHLPWLPATNGLIRGHHFEAMKPHAVFLNTARAEVTDESELLAVLRARPDLTALIDVLVNEDPAVRSPLHALTNAFITPHIAGSLGHEWHRLGLTVVDEVERFVAGQPLRHELTADRAVFSA; translated from the coding sequence ATGAAAAAGCCCGTCGCCCTCTGCCTGATGAAACCGTCCCTGTATGCGGACCTGTTCGATCCGGTCGATCGCGCCCGGCTGGAGGAGCTGCTGGACTTCGTCGCTCCGGCTACGGATCCCGCCCAGATCCCCGGACTGGGCACAGACCTGGCTCGCGTGGAGGTCCTGATCGGGTCATGGGGCCTGCCTCGCATGACAGCGGAGTTTCTCGCGCAGTTTCCTGTGCTGAAGATCCTTTTCTACACGGCCGGCAGTGTCCGGGAAAAGTCCACGCCCGCTTCGTGGGCGCGGCCGGTCCGGGTCGTCACCGCGGCCGCGGCCAACGCAGTTCCGGTAGCCGAGTTCACCTTTGCCCAGATCGTCCTTGGATTGAAACAGGTCTGGCCCTCGGTCGATCTCGGACGCCGCGAGCAGCGCTTCGTGCGTTTGCCGGTCGCGGCGGCAGGCACCTTTCGCAGCACGGTCGCGCTGCTCGGCCTCGGCCACATAGGGAGATTGGTCGCCGAACGCCTGCGCACCCTGTCGCTCAACGTGATTGCCTACGACCCGATGGTTTCGCCGGAGGAGGCGCGGGGCTTGGGTTTCACGCTGTGCAGCCTGGAGGAGGCATTCCGCACCGCCGACCTGGTCAGCTGCCATCTTCCCTGGCTGCCTGCGACCAACGGGCTCATCCGCGGGCACCATTTCGAGGCGATGAAACCGCACGCGGTATTCCTCAACACGGCCCGGGCCGAGGTCACCGACGAAAGCGAACTGTTAGCCGTCCTGCGCGCCCGGCCGGATCTCACGGCGCTGATTGACGTGTTGGTCAACGAGGATCCCGCAGTCCGGTCGCCGCTGCACGCGCTGACCAATGCGTTCATCACGCCGCATATAGCCGGCAGCCTGGGGCACGAGTGGCACCGGCTCGGCCTGACGGTGGTGGATGAAGTGGAGCGTTTCGTGGCCGGGCAGCCGCTGCGGCATGAATTGACGGCCGACCGAGCCGTTTTTTCCGCCTGA
- a CDS encoding beta-mannosidase yields MNAIIDLSSATVTWKFRTVGRRGRWMPAVVPGCVHRDLLHAGEIPDPFYGTNELGLRWIEEKDWEYRAEFDATAELLAAPQIDLVADGLDTVATVTLNGHVVARTENMFLAHRWPARRWLRTGRNVLHIRFASAARYVREQRPGHTGFENNDPIGNCSRIRKEQCQFGWDWGPRLVTAGIWRGLRLDVRPANRLEHVRVSQHHARGGAVTLRFTPELTRPDARVRYEGTLSLEGRLIGSIEDCAVKIKNPALWWPNGHGDQPLYIATLLARDERGNEVGRWERRLGLRTVALEQRADRWGESFQFVVNGRAIFAKGANWIPAHSFVAGLTRDDYARDLRAAAQAHMNMIRAWGGGIYESEDFYDLCDELGLLVWQDFMFSCALYPGDRKFQRSVAAEAAQEVRRLQHRACLALWCGNNEIYQLRAEQLRDPARQRAYREIFDGVLPAAIAAHDGITAYWPSSQWRGDPDPTHEAGERRGDTHFWDVWHARQPVKSYEKWRFRFCSEFGMQSYSSPQTNATFCPPDDRNVFGATMENHQKNPAGNQIILDYISRRYRLPKDQDALIYLSQLNQAYCMQTGVEHWRRHMPRCMGALYWQLNDCWPVASWSSIEFTGRWKALHHHARRFFAPALVSAHVPGDEIQGTGNYRRSEVGIVHLHTVYDAPSAASGLLSWELRHFDGRILSRGKKRVRLRGGESVRQRTLDFARELARQGRDNLYLRIHLAVSGSIGSQDSVFFAPPRFLNLPQGRPHVRVESTTRQAATLIFTSKMFLHRVNFSLGVTSEEASDNWFDLYPGVEKRVVVQLKRPVAAKGILSDLKVCSLADTYV; encoded by the coding sequence ATGAATGCGATTATCGATCTCTCTTCGGCCACGGTGACGTGGAAATTTCGAACCGTCGGCCGGCGCGGCCGCTGGATGCCGGCCGTGGTGCCGGGCTGCGTGCACCGCGACCTGCTCCACGCCGGGGAAATTCCCGATCCATTTTACGGCACCAATGAGCTCGGTCTACGCTGGATCGAGGAGAAGGATTGGGAGTATCGCGCTGAATTTGACGCCACCGCCGAGCTGCTGGCCGCACCGCAGATCGACCTCGTCGCCGACGGGCTCGATACGGTGGCCACGGTGACGCTCAACGGCCACGTCGTTGCCCGCACGGAAAACATGTTTCTCGCCCACCGCTGGCCGGCTCGCCGGTGGTTGCGAACAGGCCGCAATGTGCTGCACATCCGCTTCGCCAGCGCCGCCCGCTACGTGCGGGAACAGCGACCCGGACACACCGGATTTGAGAACAACGACCCGATCGGCAATTGCTCCCGGATTCGCAAGGAGCAGTGCCAGTTCGGCTGGGACTGGGGCCCGCGCCTCGTCACCGCCGGCATCTGGCGGGGTTTGCGCCTCGATGTCCGGCCCGCCAACCGGCTCGAGCACGTGCGGGTCAGCCAGCACCATGCGCGGGGCGGGGCGGTGACGCTGCGCTTCACGCCGGAACTTACGCGGCCAGACGCACGGGTGCGTTACGAGGGCACACTCAGCCTGGAGGGCCGCTTGATTGGATCCATCGAGGATTGCGCGGTGAAAATAAAGAACCCCGCGCTGTGGTGGCCCAACGGTCACGGGGACCAGCCGCTCTACATCGCCACGCTGCTCGCCCGGGATGAACGGGGCAACGAGGTGGGTCGCTGGGAACGCCGGCTAGGCCTGCGCACGGTGGCGCTCGAGCAACGGGCGGACCGCTGGGGCGAATCGTTCCAGTTTGTCGTGAATGGCCGTGCAATCTTCGCAAAGGGCGCCAACTGGATTCCCGCGCATAGCTTCGTCGCCGGGCTCACCCGTGACGACTACGCCCGCGATCTGCGCGCAGCGGCGCAGGCGCACATGAACATGATCCGTGCCTGGGGCGGTGGGATTTACGAGAGCGAGGATTTCTATGACCTGTGCGACGAACTCGGGCTGCTGGTCTGGCAGGATTTCATGTTCTCCTGCGCGCTCTACCCGGGCGACCGGAAGTTTCAGCGCAGCGTCGCAGCGGAGGCGGCCCAAGAGGTCCGCCGGCTTCAGCACCGGGCCTGCCTGGCGCTCTGGTGCGGCAACAATGAGATCTACCAGTTACGGGCCGAGCAGTTGCGCGATCCGGCACGACAGCGCGCCTACCGCGAGATTTTCGACGGCGTGCTCCCGGCCGCCATTGCCGCGCATGATGGCATCACCGCCTACTGGCCGAGTTCGCAATGGCGGGGCGATCCCGATCCCACCCACGAAGCCGGCGAGCGGCGCGGGGACACGCATTTCTGGGATGTCTGGCACGCCCGCCAGCCGGTGAAGTCGTATGAGAAGTGGCGGTTCCGCTTCTGCTCCGAATTCGGCATGCAGAGTTATAGCTCGCCCCAGACCAACGCGACCTTCTGCCCGCCCGATGACCGCAACGTCTTCGGCGCGACGATGGAGAATCACCAGAAGAACCCCGCCGGGAACCAGATCATCCTCGACTACATCTCGCGCCGCTACCGCCTGCCGAAGGATCAGGACGCGCTCATCTACCTTTCGCAGCTCAACCAAGCGTATTGCATGCAGACCGGCGTTGAGCACTGGCGGCGACACATGCCCCGATGCATGGGAGCGCTTTACTGGCAGCTGAATGACTGCTGGCCGGTTGCTTCATGGAGTTCGATTGAGTTCACCGGCCGCTGGAAGGCCTTGCACCACCACGCCCGGCGGTTCTTCGCCCCGGCGCTGGTATCGGCGCATGTCCCGGGCGATGAGATTCAAGGCACTGGAAACTATCGACGCTCGGAGGTCGGAATCGTGCACCTTCACACGGTCTACGACGCCCCGTCGGCCGCTTCGGGGCTGCTCTCGTGGGAACTGAGGCATTTCGACGGACGCATCCTCTCCCGTGGCAAAAAGCGCGTGCGCCTGCGCGGCGGCGAAAGCGTGCGCCAGCGCACCTTGGATTTTGCCCGAGAACTGGCCCGACAAGGTCGCGACAATCTCTATCTGCGCATCCACCTTGCCGTGAGCGGCAGCATCGGCAGTCAGGACTCGGTCTTCTTCGCTCCGCCCCGTTTTCTCAACCTGCCCCAAGGCCGACCGCATGTGCGGGTGGAATCCACAACCCGGCAAGCGGCGACCCTGATTTTCACGTCGAAGATGTTTCTGCATCGCGTGAATTTCTCGCTGGGAGTGACCAGTGAGGAAGCGAGCGACAACTGGTTCGACCTCTATCCCGGGGTCGAGAAACGGGTGGTCGTCCAGCTCAAGCGGCCGGTGGCTGCGAAAGGGATTTTGTCGGATTTGAAGGTGTGCTCGCTCGCGGACACCTACGTGTGA
- a CDS encoding TonB-dependent siderophore receptor, producing MKHTCSKPIRNVCLLGAMTSLWIVSSAPAQTARVAPAPVPSAKPASDLDEDLLQLSPFLVRADDNEGYFSNSSTAGTRTRTELVDLPISMQVLTEEFLKDIAAIDLIDAVAYTSGVSLGAGQSTNEGDNTSFTLRGQTGFLPMRNGFRRLRLVGSANIDRVEVLKGPSSMLYGQLNPGGSVNYITKRPKPTQNFVNYQLQAGSYDFYRAVLDINTPLIENKLALRLVTSYEDSDSIVDRFANQTTLINPSLTWWIRPGTSLTVEYEESKRLTNGFSPRLPFNARIDFEDRPAAVTRSFNAAAPGDYNDTEMGVTTAELIHRFTSYLTLRANVTAGTWYENIRANGQNVTLAGTAFDTLPRRGLTHRKRGTDDLWRQGELVNNFTFAGIDVQNIVGYQYETLKFYQDYTGVQVPASPLTQWNVFDPATWVVTELNESQTIGSSSDGYSSTNTTRSGYVTNQLSMLDGRLRTLAGVRRDYFYVNDYTPSTGVRTRGEAKPATIPQVGAVYKFTPKFSVYANYSESFLPVFSSGRRPDGTQFSPSPQSGKGYDVGLRSSFLQDKVAASVSVFQVDNTDIVRFLPAVTITRPDGLLETFSPIEQSGTDRSEGIELDLRLKPWKGAQIIATYAYTDAWVLSDTSSNTRVILADGSVFYTRTGHRLANAPEHTASLWGRHDFGKVGKFTNLFVMGGARFASEREQTEAYVVVAGVASRPWNMDGYLLFDAGFGGRFKLMGRDISATLNVKNVTDEMWLANRFRYGEPRTFLFSLSGKF from the coding sequence ATGAAACACACCTGCTCCAAGCCCATTCGTAACGTCTGTCTCCTCGGTGCTATGACCTCCCTATGGATAGTCAGCAGCGCCCCCGCGCAAACCGCCCGGGTCGCGCCCGCGCCGGTGCCATCCGCCAAGCCCGCCTCCGACCTCGATGAAGACCTCCTGCAGCTTTCGCCGTTCTTAGTCCGCGCGGACGACAACGAAGGCTATTTCTCCAACAGCTCCACCGCCGGCACGCGCACCCGCACGGAACTTGTGGACCTGCCAATCAGCATGCAGGTGCTCACCGAGGAGTTCCTCAAGGACATCGCCGCGATCGACCTTATCGACGCCGTCGCCTACACTAGCGGCGTTTCGCTGGGCGCCGGCCAGTCGACCAACGAGGGCGACAACACCAGCTTCACGCTGCGCGGGCAGACCGGCTTCCTCCCGATGCGCAATGGCTTCCGCCGTCTCCGTCTCGTCGGCTCCGCCAACATCGACCGCGTGGAGGTTCTCAAGGGCCCGTCCTCGATGCTTTACGGCCAGCTCAATCCCGGCGGTTCGGTCAACTACATCACGAAGCGCCCGAAACCCACGCAGAACTTCGTCAATTACCAGCTGCAGGCCGGCAGTTACGATTTCTACCGCGCCGTGCTCGATATCAACACGCCGCTCATCGAGAACAAGCTGGCCCTGCGGCTCGTGACTTCGTACGAGGACTCCGACTCCATCGTCGACCGCTTCGCAAACCAGACGACTCTCATCAACCCGTCTCTCACGTGGTGGATCCGCCCCGGCACCTCGCTTACCGTCGAGTATGAGGAGAGCAAGCGCCTCACCAACGGCTTCTCGCCGCGCCTGCCGTTTAACGCCCGCATCGACTTCGAGGACCGTCCTGCCGCCGTCACCCGTTCCTTCAACGCGGCCGCTCCGGGCGACTACAACGACACCGAGATGGGGGTGACGACGGCGGAGCTGATCCACCGTTTCACTTCCTACCTGACGCTGCGCGCCAACGTCACCGCCGGCACGTGGTATGAGAACATCCGTGCCAACGGCCAGAACGTCACGCTTGCCGGCACGGCGTTCGACACCCTCCCGCGCCGCGGCCTCACGCATCGCAAGCGCGGTACCGACGATCTCTGGCGGCAGGGCGAACTGGTCAACAATTTCACCTTCGCCGGCATCGATGTGCAAAATATAGTCGGTTACCAATACGAGACCCTGAAATTTTACCAAGACTACACCGGCGTGCAGGTGCCCGCCAGCCCGCTGACCCAGTGGAACGTGTTCGACCCGGCCACCTGGGTTGTCACCGAGCTGAATGAATCCCAAACGATCGGCAGCTCTTCCGACGGATACAGCAGCACCAACACCACGCGCAGCGGTTACGTGACCAACCAGCTGTCGATGCTAGACGGCAGGCTGCGCACGCTCGCCGGTGTCCGCCGTGACTATTTTTACGTGAATGATTACACGCCCTCGACCGGAGTCCGCACTCGCGGCGAGGCCAAACCCGCCACGATCCCGCAGGTCGGCGCCGTGTATAAGTTCACCCCGAAGTTCTCGGTATATGCGAACTACTCCGAATCATTTCTTCCGGTCTTTAGCTCCGGCCGTCGTCCGGACGGCACCCAGTTCTCCCCGAGCCCGCAGTCCGGCAAAGGTTACGACGTCGGCCTGCGCTCCAGCTTCCTCCAGGATAAGGTCGCCGCCTCCGTTTCCGTGTTCCAGGTTGATAACACCGACATCGTGCGCTTCCTGCCGGCGGTCACCATCACGCGTCCCGACGGCCTGCTGGAGACGTTCAGCCCGATCGAGCAATCCGGCACCGATCGCAGTGAAGGCATCGAGCTCGACCTCCGACTGAAGCCTTGGAAGGGAGCCCAGATCATCGCCACCTACGCCTACACGGACGCGTGGGTGCTCAGCGACACGTCCAGCAACACGCGCGTCATCCTCGCCGACGGCAGCGTTTTCTACACCCGCACCGGCCACCGTCTGGCCAATGCGCCGGAGCACACGGCCTCGCTGTGGGGCCGTCACGATTTCGGCAAGGTCGGTAAGTTCACCAATCTATTCGTCATGGGCGGCGCGCGCTTCGCCAGCGAACGCGAGCAGACCGAGGCCTACGTCGTGGTCGCCGGCGTCGCGAGCAGACCTTGGAACATGGACGGTTACCTCCTGTTCGACGCCGGTTTTGGCGGGCGATTCAAACTGATGGGCCGCGACATCAGTGCCACGCTCAACGTGAAGAATGTCACCGACGAAATGTGGCTGGCCAATCGCTTCCGATACGGCGAACCGCGCACGTTCCTGTTCTCGCTCTCGGGAAAATTCTGA
- a CDS encoding dienelactone hydrolase family protein translates to MPARVSISRSARVRRSSAQTAGRALVRVTYPLDYLLCLPEDYSANRRTRWPLVVFLHGLGERGPDLNAVKRHGLPRLAEAGMKFPFILVSPQCPADSWWNAAAIDAFVATICSQLRVDLDRVYLTGLSMGGYGTWTTACFNPARYAAIAPICGGGEVRHAAQLRQVPVWAFHGAKDRVVRPARSQAMVKGVRDAGGSAKLTVFPRLEHNSWDPAYAKPELLTWLLAQRRARPSTARP, encoded by the coding sequence ATGCCCGCCCGTGTTTCCATCTCCCGCTCCGCGCGCGTCCGCCGCTCCTCCGCCCAGACCGCGGGGCGGGCTCTCGTGCGGGTTACCTATCCGTTAGATTACCTGTTGTGCTTGCCGGAGGACTACAGCGCCAACCGGCGTACGCGCTGGCCGCTCGTGGTGTTCCTCCACGGGCTGGGGGAGCGCGGACCCGATCTGAACGCCGTGAAACGGCACGGTCTGCCGCGACTGGCGGAAGCCGGAATGAAATTCCCCTTCATCCTCGTGTCGCCCCAATGCCCCGCCGACTCTTGGTGGAACGCCGCCGCCATCGATGCGTTCGTGGCCACGATTTGCAGCCAGCTGCGCGTCGACCTGGATCGGGTGTATCTCACTGGGTTGAGCATGGGCGGTTACGGCACTTGGACGACGGCGTGCTTCAATCCTGCCCGTTATGCCGCCATCGCGCCCATCTGCGGCGGCGGCGAGGTGCGCCACGCCGCGCAATTGCGCCAGGTGCCGGTGTGGGCGTTTCATGGCGCGAAAGACCGCGTCGTCCGCCCGGCCCGCTCCCAGGCCATGGTCAAGGGTGTGCGGGACGCCGGCGGCAGCGCTAAGCTCACCGTCTTTCCGCGGTTGGAACACAACTCCTGGGATCCGGCTTACGCCAAGCCGGAGCTCTTGACCTGGTTGCTGGCGCAGCGTCGCGCGCGTCCGTCTACCGCACGCCCATGA